In Chloroflexota bacterium, the genomic stretch CAGTTCCACCAGCTCATGGGGCGGCCCGTCACAGCGATAGGCCCCATCGTCCACGCCGACATCGAATTCCTGATTGGCCCCATCGTCCCGGAAAACGGCTAGCCGCGCTCGATCGATGTCATAGAGCAGCGCGCCCTCGCTGCCGAAAACGCGCAGGTCGAGCTGGAAGCGCCCGCCCACCGGAACCGCGGCCGTGCCTGATACCGACGCCAGGGCGCCGCTGCGAAAGTGCACCGTCAGGGCGTTGTGCAGATCGATTCGCGCGCCGCCGTCCGCCATAGCCGCGTACACGGCCTCGGGTTCGAGATCCGTGAGCCAGGTGAGCAGACCAAGCGCGTGACTGAGCTGCGCCTGGCCGTAGCCCCCGTGGGAAAGCCCGGGGTCCGTGTAGTTGTCGAACTCCGGCGCCACGAGCGGAGGCTCGCCGAAGCGGAACGCCGTGCCCATGAAGAACTCCTTCGACGGCGACCCCATGTGACAGGCCACGTGCTCGACTTCACCCACCGCTCCGCTGTCCATCAATGCCTTGGCGCGGACGGTGAGCGGTCGGTGGTGCCAGCCATAGGACACCAGCAGGTGACGCCCCACGTCGCGCGCCAGCGCGACCAGGCGACGCGCGTCTGCCGCCCGCGTGCACATGGGCTTCTCGACGAGGACGTGGCAGCCTGCCTTCAGGGCCGCGGCGGCATGCGCGAAGTGGTGGCGATGCGGCGAGGCCACGACGACCGCGTCGAGATTGTGGCTGAGGAGCTCTTGGACGTCTGGTGTTGCGTGTTCGAATCCGAAGTGCTGGTGCACCCGCGCTAGCACCGCGGCGTCGAGGCCGCACACCGCCACCATCTCAACGTCGCTGCGCGCGGCCAGGAGCGGCATGTGGTTGGTGGTGGCCCACCAGCCCGCCCCAATGAATCCGATGCGGGCCTTGCGGCTTGAATGCTGTGGCCGGCGCGCCGCCTCCGCGATCATCTCGTCCGAGAGAATCCCGACGTCCGTGTAGGGAGACTCGGCGGCAGACGTCTCCGGGCCTGAGTCACCAGTCATGCTGCGCGAATGTCCTTGGTGTCAAACCCGACGCTGCCGGTTCGTGGGTGGGATTGGTTCATGGACGAATGGCGTCCAGCGCCTGCTGTTGCTCGGCGGAAAGCGTCCAGCCTGCCGCCCCGCACAGCTCGTCCACCCGATGGGGCCGCTCGGTCTTGGGGATGGCCATTACCCGGTCGTGGTCCAGCAGCCAGCGGATCGCGACTTGCGCCGGGGTCTTGCCGGCCTCGTTTGCGATCTGCCGGATGACCGTGGAATCGGGTCCGGAAACGACGCGTCCCAGCGCCAGCGGCGCAAAGGCGATGACGGTGATGTCGTTGGCCTGGCAGTACGGCAAGATTTCGGCCTCGATCCGCCGATCGAGGACGCTGTATGGGACTTGGTTCGCGACGAGCGGCGAGCTCTCCAGGGCATCCTGGGCGTCCGCCATTTGTTGAACGTCGAAATTGCTCACGCCGATGTAGCGAATCACGCCGTCGGCGACCAGCTGCTCCATCGCGGCCATGGTCTCGGTGATGGGAATCGTCGCGCTGGGCGAGTGAATCTGGTAGAGATCGATGACGTCGATGCCGAGTCGCTCGCGGCTGGCGAGCGCATGCGAAATCACGCTGTCATGCCGCAGGTTTTGCGCGCTGATCTTGGTGGCCACGAAGGCGGACGCGCCGGCTTCCCGCAACTCGCGGCAGACGATGCGCTCGGCGGCGCCGGGCTCGTCGCCAACGGCGTTGTACGACTCGGCCGTGTCGATGAGGTTCGCGCCGAGCTCAATCGCGCGACCCAGGACCCCCGGCTCGCCGTGGTAGCGGGCGGTGCCGAACCCGATGCTCGGGATCAATTCGTCGGTGGGCCCGAGGGGGACGTATTCCATGCGAATCTCACTCGTCCATTTGGCCGCAGGCCCCCAGTGTAAGTCGGGGGGCGCCAGGGTCGCAGTCCTTGGCGTCGTCGAATAGGTGACCCGCCCGAAAGCGCTATGGCTCGACCGAATACACCTCGGATTCCGGGAAGAAGTTGAACCAGCCGAACCAGTAGGCGAGGTGGCCCGGCAGGCGTTCCAGGCGCTCGCCGCTGGGCCCGAGGAGCGCGTCCTCGGTGACCTGCCAGACGGCCCCGCTCTCGTCGCGCAGCGTTTGCGGGTCATCGCCCGCGCTGAACTCGAGGCTTCCGCCGTCGAAGGCGCGAACTTCGGCGCCCGCCGGCCAGATGGCAGGCGCCCCGAGCGTGCGGTCGCGGCCCTGACCCTTCAGATTGCCGCGCGGCGCCACGATCACCACGCGTTGACCCGCGAGCTCATCGTTCACGACGACGTGCTCCGTCAGCAGCGTGGTCGGGTAGGCGCGCCGGATGCCGTTGATGGAGAGGCCAAACACACGATCCTTGGTGCGGAGTTCGGGGCTGTCGAACGGCACCGGGAATCGCGTCTCCGGGCTGGCAAAGTATGCGCCGTACGCGGCGCCGGGCGTGTAGGCGCGCGCGTATCCGGTTTTCCAATCAAGTGCCACCGTGTCGGGATGTTGGGCCGTCCAATCGGCCCACGTCGATACCACGACCGGCAGGATGTTGAGCTGAATGCCGCTCGTCGCGAGCGGCCCGAGCACCGGCTCGCCGCTCAGCTGATTCCACAACGATCTGGTGTTGCGGTCGTACATCAGCTTGTTGCTGCGCATGAGGAGGCCGGAGGTGCCAAACGTGAACACGGTGTCGGCGACCCGCCCGTCAAACAGCACCCCGGCGCCGCAGAGCGTGCAGTAGGCGAGCGAGACGGGGACGCCGCCCACGACGTCGTTGGCCATCTCGTGCCAGTCCAGGATTCGCAACGGATACGCCCGATGGTCGCCATTGATGGACACGCCGAACAGCAGGTCATCAGGCTCGAGATAGTCGATGTCCGCCGCGGGGAGGAACGCCGGATTCTCCAACGGCGGGATGCCGTCCACCCGTACGCCGCCCCAGATAATTTCCTCGGAGCGAATCTTGCCGGGATCCGGACCTTGGAAGAATTCGGTCATGACGGGGTCGATGGCTCCCAGCAGCCAGCCCTTCCACTGCGAAAAGCCGGGGGGCGCTTGCAGGTCGGACTTCGCGTACCACTCCGCCCATCCCGAGACATAGATGAACACCTGGCCGGTGAGCGCCTTGAGCGCGCCCAAGACGCCGGGGACGCCGGGTCCCTGGATGACCGCCAATTCGTTGAATCGAATGAGCTCGACGAGCACGGCGACAAATCGCTGGTCGCCGGACGCCACAATTGCGTCGACGATTGCCTTCGTGCGGGGCCTGTTCCGACGGTCCAGCAGCCCATAGAGCAGCACTTCCACATCGGCGTCGTCGAACGGCGGCTCGGGGATTGGGGCGTCGGTGATCGGTGTCGGCGCCACCGTGGCGGTCGGTTGCGGCGTCGGTTCGGGGGCGGCCGTCGGCTCGGGTGTGGGAGTGACGCGCGCGACCTCAGGCGACGGGGAGTCCGTGGGCTGAGCATCGGCCGTGCGCGCCGGCGGCAGGCGGCTTTCGGTTACGGCGGAATCGTCGTCGCACGCCGCGAGCGCCAGCGCCGCGGATGCGCCCGCGGCGCCCAGCAACAGGCGGCGGCGGTTGATCGGACGGCGCCTGCCACGGGACAGGGGACGAGCCGGTGAAATCTGGGAATCCCTTGTCGTCAATCCAACGCCATTGAAGCGCACTACGTGTGGAAAGTCTGGACGGTTTCTTGGCATGTGGCGAATTGGCGGCATTTCCTGCCATGCTGGTTGGCAGACTCGCGCCCAACGCTCCATGAATACCCATGCCTGACCCCGACATCATTGACGCGCATGTTCACGTCTGGAGCGCCGACACGGAGCGGTTCCCATTTGCGCCGGGCTTTGGTCCCGACGACCTGTGGTTTCCCAGCTTCGACGGCGCGGAGCTCGCGGCCCGTGGGAAGCCCGCCGGCGTGGGCCGGTTCAACCTGGTGCAGATGACCTGGTACGGCCTGGACCACTCGTACATCGTGGACCTCATCCAGCGCGATCCACGGCGTTTCGCGGGCACCGGGATCGTACCTGCCATCGTGGACGTCGGGCTGCCGGAGCCCGACCGCGCGATGCAAGCGCTGGCCGAGCAGGGCATTCGGGCGTTTCGGGTTCGTGGGCAATCGACGCGCCCGGACGTTCCCGGCGGCGAGCAATGGCTCGATCACCCGGCGTGCGAGGCGATGTTCCGCATGTCGGCGGCGGACGACCTGCCCCTCAGCTTTCTTTGTGGGGCCGCTGACTTGCTCGAGATCGATCGGATGTGCGCCAGGCACGGCGATGCGCCGGTGATCCTGGACCACCTGGCGCGCCTTGGACCGGCCACGGGCGCCACCGCGGAGGACGTGGATGCGCTATGCGCCGTGGCCCGCCACCCGCGGACGATGGTGAAAGTGAGCGCATTTGGCGCGCTGAGCCGGGACGGGCCACCGTATCTGGACATGCTGCCGATCCTTCGCCGGGTGCTGGACGCATACGGGCCGGAGCGGTGCATGTGGGCCAGCGACAGCCCCCTGCAGACGGTGTCTCCGCACAGCTATGCGACTTCCATAGGCCTGCTGGCCGAGCACGCCGATTTCCTCAGCGAAAACGACCTTGCCCAGGTGTTGCACGGCACGGCCGAGCGCGTGTTTTGGCCAGATTGATGGCTTTCGGCGGCACGGCCATGAGGCACAATCGCCCGAGGTGATGGATTGGAGGCCAACGGTGGCAGCTGATTTTGACGGTCGCGTGGCCCTCGTCACGGGAGCGGCTCGAGGCATGGGACGAGCGATAGCGGAACTCTTGACGGCGCGCGGTGCGCGGGTAGCCGTGAACGACCTGAACCCGGAAGCGACGGCCGCGACGGCCGAGGCCTGCGGAGCCGAGTCTCTGGCGGTGCCCGGCGACGTCTCCGATCGGGACCGGGTGCGCGCCATCGTCGCGGAGGTAGCCGACCACTACGGACGGCTGGACGTGCTCGTCAACAACGCGGGCGTGGCGTTCCATCGGAAGATCGACGAGATCACCGATGACGAGTGGTCGTTGGTGTTCGCGGTCAACGTGCAGGCGGTGTTCACGTTCATTCAAGCCGCGATGGGGCCCATGGCCGCCAACGGCTACGGACGCATCGTCAACTTCTCGTCGACGGCGGGCAAGAATGTCAGCACGGTTGCGGGCGCCCACTACACGGCATCCAAGGCGGCGGTGCTGGGCATCACGCGCGCCTCGGCCCTGGAGCTTGCGGTGCACGGGATCACTGTCAACTCCGTGTGCCCGGGCATGATCGACACGCAGATGATCAATGAGGCGTGGCCCAGGGAACGCATCGAAGCCTATATTCCCTCGATTCCGCTGCAGCGCCTCGGTCAGCCTGAGGAAG encodes the following:
- a CDS encoding SDR family NAD(P)-dependent oxidoreductase, giving the protein MAADFDGRVALVTGAARGMGRAIAELLTARGARVAVNDLNPEATAATAEACGAESLAVPGDVSDRDRVRAIVAEVADHYGRLDVLVNNAGVAFHRKIDEITDDEWSLVFAVNVQAVFTFIQAAMGPMAANGYGRIVNFSSTAGKNVSTVAGAHYTASKAAVLGITRASALELAVHGITVNSVCPGMIDTQMINEAWPRERIEAYIPSIPLQRLGQPEEVAELVAFLASERAGYMTGAAVDITGGELMV
- a CDS encoding Gfo/Idh/MocA family oxidoreductase — its product is MTGDSGPETSAAESPYTDVGILSDEMIAEAARRPQHSSRKARIGFIGAGWWATTNHMPLLAARSDVEMVAVCGLDAAVLARVHQHFGFEHATPDVQELLSHNLDAVVVASPHRHHFAHAAAALKAGCHVLVEKPMCTRAADARRLVALARDVGRHLLVSYGWHHRPLTVRAKALMDSGAVGEVEHVACHMGSPSKEFFMGTAFRFGEPPLVAPEFDNYTDPGLSHGGYGQAQLSHALGLLTWLTDLEPEAVYAAMADGGARIDLHNALTVHFRSGALASVSGTAAVPVGGRFQLDLRVFGSEGALLYDIDRARLAVFRDDGANQEFDVGVDDGAYRCDGPPHELVELTLGLTDSNSSPGDVGRRAVEIVHAAYESHAAGRPVAIDELDG
- a CDS encoding DUF3179 domain-containing (seleno)protein; translated protein: MTTRDSQISPARPLSRGRRRPINRRRLLLGAAGASAALALAACDDDSAVTESRLPPARTADAQPTDSPSPEVARVTPTPEPTAAPEPTPQPTATVAPTPITDAPIPEPPFDDADVEVLLYGLLDRRNRPRTKAIVDAIVASGDQRFVAVLVELIRFNELAVIQGPGVPGVLGALKALTGQVFIYVSGWAEWYAKSDLQAPPGFSQWKGWLLGAIDPVMTEFFQGPDPGKIRSEEIIWGGVRVDGIPPLENPAFLPAADIDYLEPDDLLFGVSINGDHRAYPLRILDWHEMANDVVGGVPVSLAYCTLCGAGVLFDGRVADTVFTFGTSGLLMRSNKLMYDRNTRSLWNQLSGEPVLGPLATSGIQLNILPVVVSTWADWTAQHPDTVALDWKTGYARAYTPGAAYGAYFASPETRFPVPFDSPELRTKDRVFGLSINGIRRAYPTTLLTEHVVVNDELAGQRVVIVAPRGNLKGQGRDRTLGAPAIWPAGAEVRAFDGGSLEFSAGDDPQTLRDESGAVWQVTEDALLGPSGERLERLPGHLAYWFGWFNFFPESEVYSVEP
- a CDS encoding amidohydrolase family protein; its protein translation is MPDPDIIDAHVHVWSADTERFPFAPGFGPDDLWFPSFDGAELAARGKPAGVGRFNLVQMTWYGLDHSYIVDLIQRDPRRFAGTGIVPAIVDVGLPEPDRAMQALAEQGIRAFRVRGQSTRPDVPGGEQWLDHPACEAMFRMSAADDLPLSFLCGAADLLEIDRMCARHGDAPVILDHLARLGPATGATAEDVDALCAVARHPRTMVKVSAFGALSRDGPPYLDMLPILRRVLDAYGPERCMWASDSPLQTVSPHSYATSIGLLAEHADFLSENDLAQVLHGTAERVFWPD
- a CDS encoding aldo/keto reductase translates to MEYVPLGPTDELIPSIGFGTARYHGEPGVLGRAIELGANLIDTAESYNAVGDEPGAAERIVCRELREAGASAFVATKISAQNLRHDSVISHALASRERLGIDVIDLYQIHSPSATIPITETMAAMEQLVADGVIRYIGVSNFDVQQMADAQDALESSPLVANQVPYSVLDRRIEAEILPYCQANDITVIAFAPLALGRVVSGPDSTVIRQIANEAGKTPAQVAIRWLLDHDRVMAIPKTERPHRVDELCGAAGWTLSAEQQQALDAIRP